The genomic window TCAATAAAAAACTCATAGGCGTTTTGCCTATGAGTTTTTTTGAATTATTTTTTAATTAAGTCCTCTCGCTTAGATTGTTCGATCCACTCTTGTAATTTTTCCTTTAACGTATTAAATCCAGCAGGTGTTTTTTCTGATTTTTTAGCATTTCCGATCCGTTTTTTCGTACGATTTCTTTTTGGCGGCTCCTTTGCTGCACGTATGGACAGACTAATTTTACCACTATCCTCATCAATTGCTAATATTTTAACTTTAACTTCGTCTCCTACCTTTAAGTGATCTTGAATGTTTTTCACATATTGATGTGTAATTTCTGAAATATGAACAAGTCCCTGTGTTTCTTCATCAAGGGAAACGAACACCCCATATGGTTGAATACCTGTTACTTTACCTTCTACAATTGTTCCGACTTCAAATTTATTGCCCATGAAAACACTCCTATAATTAAAATTTACACTCCCGTAATACGCAATTTCAAATTATATCATATTTCTGCAAATAATCAAAAAAAGTCTATTGATCATCGCTATATTTGAATTATGTATAAAATGGATATAATAAATAAAAACCAGCTAACTAGCTGGTCATTATGAAAGAGATTGAACAAAGTGATTGATTCGTTTAATTGCTTCCTGCAGCTGTTCCATGGAAGAAGCATAGGAACAACGAATATATCCTTCTCCGCTTTCACCAAAGGCGTTTCCTGGAACAACAGCCACTTTTTGCTCCACCAACAACCTTTCAGCAAATTCTTCTGAACTCATTCCCGTATTTTGAATGCTAGGAAAGGCATAAAACGCACCGCCAGGCATATGACAATGCAACCCGATTTCATTTAAAGACTTAACAAAATAGTTTCTCCTTCTCTTGTAGCTTTTTCGCATAAACTCTACTTCTTCCATTCCATTTGTTAATGCTTCTACTGCCGCATATTGCGCCATTGTCGGTGCACACATAACCGAATATTGATGAACTTTAAGCATGGCCTGTAAAAGATCGCATTCAGCTGCAATATACCCTAAACGCCATCCCGTCATGGCAAAGGCTTTCGAAAAGCCGGAAATTAAAATCGTGCGCTCCTTCATATCCGGTAAGCTCGGAAAACTCGTAAATGGTTCATCATACGTAAGTTCTGCATATATTTCATCGACAATTACGATTAAATCATGTTCTTTCGCAATTTTTGCAATTTCCTCTAAATCTCGTTTTGATAATACCGTACCTGTCGGATTGCTCGGTGTACATAAGATCATTGCCTTCGTTTTCGAAGTTATATATTTTTTTAAAGAATATGGATTAATTTTAAATTCCTCATCTCCAGAAGTAGAAACACTAATCGGCTTTCCTCCCGCTAGGGTAACTAATGAACCATAGGAAACGAAGCAAGGCTCAATAATTAACACTTCGTCACCTTGATTTAAAATCGCTCGAAAGGCTATATCCAATGCTTGACTAGCACCAACGGTAACTAATATTTCACTTTCAAAATCATATTGAAGGTGGAATCGTTTTTGTAAGTAACGGCTAATTTCTGTTCGAAGCTCAACAATGCCTGCATTGGCAGTGTAAGCGGTATATCCTTGTTCCAATGATAAAATAGATGCTTCACGCACATTCCACGGAGTCACAAAATCTGGCTCTCCCACACCTAGAGAGATTACCCCATCCATTTTTGCTACTAAATCAAAAAACTTGCGAATACCAGAAGGTTTTAAGGTTCTTACCGTGTCTGAAATGTAGCTATTTAAAGTTTTCATGGTGACACCACGATGCGATTATCTCGGTCATCTTGATCAAAAATTTTCCCATCATGTTTATATTTTTTTAAAATAAAATGAGTGGTTGTCGAGATGACAGAATCAAGTGTAGAAAGCTTCTCCGAAACAAAATGTGCGATATCAGACATCGTTTTCCCTTCGATTGTAACAGATAAATCATATGCCCCTGACATTAAATAAACGGATTTAACTTCCTTAAAACGGTAAATTCTTTCCGCAATTTCATCAAAGCCAACTCCCCTTTTTGGTGTGACTTTTACATCAATCATGGCGGTAACCCCTTCATGGCCATCAACTTTTTTCCAATCAATAGTTGTCGAATAATCGACGATAATTCTTCTTTCTTCCAATCTTTTTATTAAAGTTTCTGTTTCTTCTACTGATAAATCAATCATTTTAGCGATCGTTTCGGTAGTCAATCGACTATCCTTTTCTAATATTTCCAAAATTTCTGTTTCTTTCTCTGTTAATTTCATCCTCATTTCCCCCAATATACCTTTCAGATAATTATAACACGACTATATATTTCTTTAAGCACTTTTAAAAAAATTTATATGTAATTTCCACTAGTGTTGATTATCCATTATTTTACTTAAACATACAGAATCGTATGGCTGAACACATGTTTTTCTGCCACATCCCTCGAACAAGAACACTAGCGGGCAAATGAATTTGGCCGCTGATGTTCTTGTTCGAGAAGTGCATGCGTATAGCATGCCCAGTCGGCAAGCGATTCGCTTGCCGACTCCGGCAGAAAAGCTAGAAATAGAGCCATCTCAACTGGTTTTTATTGGTTAATCAACACGCCTGAGTAATTTCAAAAATAACGGGAAAAATAAGCAAAAATTAACGAAGGGAGTATATAGGAAATTGCAACATCGTGTCGACAATAAAATGAAAATTCAAGGAATTAACATCCATTTTGAAAAATATATTAAAGATCCCTTTCACCCAACGATGGTATTAGTACATGGCTTTTTATCATCAACATTTAGTTTCAGAAAGCTGATCCCCTTGTTAACCAGCCATTTCAATATTATTGCCATAGACCTTCCCCCTTTTGGCAAAACGGAAAAGTCTACTCGATTTACTTATTCATACTATAATATGGCAAAAGTCATTATCGATCTTTTGCAAAGATTAAACATTCAAAAAGCGTATGCGGTTGGTCATTCAATGGGAGGACAAATCTTATT from Bacillus alveayuensis includes these protein-coding regions:
- a CDS encoding DNA-binding Lrp family transcriptional regulator (product_source=COG1522; cath_funfam=1.10.10.10,3.30.70.920; cog=COG1522; pfam=PF01037,PF13412; smart=SM00344; superfamily=46785,54909) — encoded protein: MKLTEKETEILEILEKDSRLTTETIAKMIDLSVEETETLIKRLEERRIIVDYSTTIDWKKVDGHEGVTAMIDVKVTPKRGVGFDEIAERIYRFKEVKSVYLMSGAYDLSVTIEGKTMSDIAHFVSEKLSTLDSVISTTTHFILKKYKHDGKIFDQDDRDNRIVVSP
- a CDS encoding general stress protein 13 (product_source=KO:K07570; cath_funfam=2.40.50.140; cog=COG1098; ko=KO:K07570; pfam=PF00575; smart=SM00316; superfamily=50249), whose product is MGNKFEVGTIVEGKVTGIQPYGVFVSLDEETQGLVHISEITHQYVKNIQDHLKVGDEVKVKILAIDEDSGKISLSIRAAKEPPKRNRTKKRIGNAKKSEKTPAGFNTLKEKLQEWIEQSKREDLIKK
- a CDS encoding aminotransferase (product_source=KO:K10907; cath_funfam=3.40.640.10,3.90.1150.10; cog=COG0436; ko=KO:K10907; pfam=PF00155; superfamily=53383); the encoded protein is MKTLNSYISDTVRTLKPSGIRKFFDLVAKMDGVISLGVGEPDFVTPWNVREASILSLEQGYTAYTANAGIVELRTEISRYLQKRFHLQYDFESEILVTVGASQALDIAFRAILNQGDEVLIIEPCFVSYGSLVTLAGGKPISVSTSGDEEFKINPYSLKKYITSKTKAMILCTPSNPTGTVLSKRDLEEIAKIAKEHDLIVIVDEIYAELTYDEPFTSFPSLPDMKERTILISGFSKAFAMTGWRLGYIAAECDLLQAMLKVHQYSVMCAPTMAQYAAVEALTNGMEEVEFMRKSYKRRRNYFVKSLNEIGLHCHMPGGAFYAFPSIQNTGMSSEEFAERLLVEQKVAVVPGNAFGESGEGYIRCSYASSMEQLQEAIKRINHFVQSLS